One genomic segment of Leptolyngbya sp. CCY15150 includes these proteins:
- a CDS encoding CHAT domain-containing protein: MAQKLGQGRSLSHVGVITVMGLLGVVLPVQAQVTPGQDELGTEVRRQGDRFLIQGGTLSENGANLFHSFEDFGLLPGQLANFRTDAEVQTILGRVVGGNPSLIDGLIRVTGSNADLLLMNPAGIVLGANARLDVPASFTATSADRITFGDRFFSSTESSEYQTLLGQPDGFTFRLSEPGAIVNAGRLRVDPGASITLLGGTVVNTGTLIAPGGTITLAAVEGEQYVRLQSEDRLLSFELAAIPSAGGILPLTAPSLPELLTRPGLRHATGVQVNPDGTVVLTGSQISIPTDPGTAIASGRLATASVESQRSQINILGDRIGVLDATLNVSGATAGQVRIGGGNQGEDPIPNSQTTVVNDGTLIHANALTPQAEGGEVVIWSDGATSVSGQIGARGGEGGRGGSVEISGGESLRFHGRVTTRTLNGTPGTLLLDPENIVIVAGADSAPDDDQLADQQILAGDAPGSTFTISQAALENALQSTNTILEATNNIRIEPLSGGRLSGSSLGTSLTFIADSDNSGGGTFRMNRNDAIATLGGDITISAASIIAGNFDTTSDFGGSGTVELRAENSIQTSDIETGSIFSNAGDVRIIAGGDIRTGGIDTSFRSSGSGDAAGSVTILSINDPSVDTRTLSSSDSATPAGNVTVEYIDASSFFGRGGDVILTGDRVLITGTVSEEGAPSIDTSGAISETSRTRRVVDESGQIQITHSGGPNNVPFTVGNVSAFNGTASDIVAGPVTLTGGRVNSVFPVPVIGETIRTFDNANGDERIRITGVNEAPILRRDARSFERDQPARRIPGEVGDVRVLPDNSNVVATLNEGQIALQSIEEEAGVKPAVLYVDFVPQTSTLPHDFNSLETAVSGDVADHLDRFIDAPLRVTSESSPDDILELLLVTSSGNPIRVAVPGVTRKQVQDAADSMRLEITNPRSRPQDYLPPSQQLYTWLITPILADLQEQEVENLVFVMTAGLRSLPVAALHDGNQFLVETYSLGLMPSLSLTDTRYVDIRNMSVLAMGASEFTNQVPLPAVPFEVQGITAELWRGQTFLNEAFTLDNLRFQRSQTPYGIVHLATHGEFKPGNLANSYIQLWDRQLSLSDIRQLGLDSPATELLVLSACRTALGDETAELGFAGSAVQAGVKSVLASLWYVSDRATLAFMREFYTQLRTAPVKSHALQAAQQAMLRGDWQVEQGQLVDRNGDRLILPPSLVFDGSGNDLSHPFYWAAFTMVGNPW, encoded by the coding sequence ATGGCTCAAAAGCTGGGACAGGGGCGATCGCTCTCCCACGTCGGTGTCATCACGGTTATGGGGTTACTCGGGGTCGTTTTGCCGGTGCAGGCTCAAGTGACACCGGGGCAGGATGAACTGGGGACGGAGGTGCGCCGCCAGGGCGATCGCTTCCTGATCCAGGGCGGTACGTTGTCTGAGAATGGTGCAAACCTATTTCATAGCTTTGAAGACTTTGGGCTCTTGCCAGGGCAACTGGCCAACTTTCGCACCGATGCCGAGGTACAGACCATTCTGGGTCGGGTCGTAGGCGGTAATCCTTCGCTGATCGACGGTTTGATTCGGGTAACGGGCAGTAATGCCGACCTACTGTTGATGAATCCAGCGGGCATCGTGTTGGGGGCCAATGCTCGGCTAGATGTCCCAGCATCCTTCACTGCTACCAGTGCCGATCGCATCACCTTCGGCGATCGCTTCTTCAGCAGCACTGAGAGCAGTGAGTATCAAACCTTGCTAGGACAACCCGATGGCTTTACCTTCCGATTGAGTGAACCGGGAGCGATCGTCAATGCGGGACGGCTACGGGTGGATCCAGGCGCATCAATCACCCTCCTGGGCGGCACCGTGGTGAATACGGGCACGCTGATCGCCCCTGGCGGCACCATCACCCTGGCGGCGGTGGAGGGTGAACAGTATGTACGCCTTCAATCCGAGGACAGGCTCCTTAGCTTTGAGCTGGCTGCCATACCCTCCGCCGGTGGCATTCTGCCGTTGACCGCCCCCTCCCTGCCAGAACTGTTGACTCGCCCCGGTTTGCGCCATGCCACCGGCGTCCAGGTGAACCCAGACGGCACCGTGGTGCTCACCGGCTCCCAGATCTCCATTCCTACAGATCCAGGAACAGCGATCGCCTCGGGACGGTTGGCAACGGCAAGCGTCGAGTCTCAAAGGTCTCAGATTAATATCCTAGGCGATCGCATTGGTGTCCTAGACGCTACCCTCAACGTTTCAGGGGCCACGGCGGGCCAGGTGCGCATCGGCGGCGGCAACCAGGGGGAGGATCCCATACCCAATTCCCAAACGACGGTGGTCAATGACGGGACGCTGATTCATGCCAATGCTCTCACGCCCCAAGCTGAGGGGGGCGAGGTGGTGATCTGGTCTGATGGTGCGACCAGTGTTTCTGGGCAGATTGGAGCCCGAGGGGGCGAGGGGGGCCGGGGTGGCTCAGTGGAAATCTCAGGAGGGGAGTCTCTGCGATTCCATGGCCGGGTGACGACCCGCACCCTCAACGGCACCCCCGGCACCCTGCTGCTGGATCCAGAAAATATCGTGATTGTGGCCGGAGCAGACTCGGCTCCTGATGACGATCAACTAGCCGATCAACAAATCCTGGCGGGTGATGCGCCGGGCAGCACCTTTACCATTTCCCAAGCGGCCCTAGAAAATGCTCTGCAGAGTACCAATACAATTTTGGAAGCGACGAACAATATTCGTATCGAGCCCTTAAGTGGTGGTAGACTCAGCGGCAGTTCTCTAGGCACCTCCCTGACGTTCATTGCTGATTCTGACAACAGCGGCGGGGGCACCTTCCGCATGAACCGCAATGACGCGATCGCTACCTTGGGCGGTGATATCACGATTTCTGCAGCGAGCATCATCGCAGGCAATTTTGATACCACCAGTGACTTCGGGGGCAGCGGAACGGTCGAATTAAGGGCCGAGAACTCCATTCAAACCAGCGACATTGAGACAGGCAGTATCTTCAGCAACGCTGGGGATGTGCGCATCATTGCTGGGGGAGACATTCGAACTGGCGGCATCGATACGTCGTTCAGATCTAGCGGGAGTGGTGATGCGGCTGGGTCGGTGACGATTCTCAGCATCAATGATCCCAGCGTCGATACTCGCACGTTATCTAGCTCCGATAGTGCGACTCCCGCTGGCAATGTCACGGTTGAATATATTGATGCATCCAGCTTTTTTGGCCGAGGGGGGGATGTGATCCTCACGGGCGATCGCGTCTTGATTACGGGGACGGTGAGTGAAGAGGGTGCGCCTAGTATCGATACAAGCGGTGCCATCTCTGAGACCAGCCGCACCAGGCGGGTTGTGGACGAAAGTGGTCAGATCCAAATTACCCATTCGGGCGGCCCTAACAATGTGCCCTTTACGGTGGGAAATGTGTCTGCCTTCAACGGCACGGCGTCTGATATTGTGGCCGGCCCGGTGACCCTCACCGGGGGGAGGGTCAATAGCGTATTTCCTGTGCCTGTGATTGGGGAAACGATCCGCACGTTTGATAACGCCAATGGCGATGAACGCATTCGCATTACTGGAGTGAACGAAGCGCCGATCCTGAGAAGGGATGCTAGATCGTTTGAGCGCGATCAGCCGGCCCGACGTATCCCTGGTGAAGTGGGGGATGTGCGGGTGCTGCCCGATAACAGTAACGTGGTCGCTACGTTGAATGAGGGGCAGATTGCCTTGCAGAGCATTGAGGAAGAGGCTGGTGTCAAGCCTGCTGTTCTTTATGTAGACTTCGTGCCCCAAACGTCAACGCTCCCCCATGACTTTAACTCGTTGGAAACAGCCGTGAGTGGGGATGTTGCCGATCATCTGGATCGCTTCATCGATGCGCCGCTACGGGTGACCTCGGAATCTAGTCCTGACGATATCTTAGAACTGCTGCTGGTGACCTCATCCGGGAATCCCATCCGGGTAGCGGTGCCTGGCGTCACGCGTAAACAGGTGCAAGATGCGGCCGACTCGATGCGCTTGGAGATCACCAATCCCCGCAGTCGTCCTCAGGACTACCTGCCGCCCTCTCAACAGCTTTACACCTGGTTGATTACGCCCATCTTGGCGGATCTGCAGGAGCAGGAGGTGGAAAATCTTGTCTTTGTCATGACCGCGGGATTGCGATCGCTCCCGGTGGCGGCGCTCCATGATGGCAATCAGTTTCTAGTGGAGACCTATAGTCTTGGCCTCATGCCCAGTCTCAGCCTCACGGATACCCGCTATGTGGATATTCGCAACATGTCGGTGCTGGCTATGGGAGCCTCGGAGTTCACCAATCAAGTGCCTTTGCCGGCCGTTCCGTTTGAAGTGCAGGGGATCACCGCAGAACTGTGGCGAGGACAGACCTTTTTGAATGAGGCGTTTACGTTAGACAACCTGCGCTTTCAGCGATCGCAAACCCCCTACGGCATCGTCCACCTAGCGACCCACGGCGAGTTTAAGCCGGGCAATCTCGCTAATTCCTATATTCAACTGTGGGATCGGCAGCTTAGCCTGAGCGATATTCGTCAACTGGGTCTCGACAGTCCGGCTACAGAACTCTTGGTGCTCAGCGCTTGCCGTACTGCCTTGGGAGATGAAACGGCGGAACTGGGCTTTGCTGGTTCGGCGGTGCAGGCTGGGGTGAAGTCGGTGTTGGCTAGCCTTTGGTATGTGAGCGATCGCGCCACCCTGGCCTTTATGCGGGAGTTTTACACCCAGCTACGCACGGCTCCGGTTAAATCCCATGCCTTGCAGGCTGCCCAACAGGCCATGCTCCGAGGCGATTGGCAGGTGGAACAAGGGCAGTTGGTTGATCGGAATGGCGATCGCCTGATCCTACCGCCTTCCTTGGTGTTTGACGGCAGTGGCAATGATCTGTCCCATCCTTTCTACTGGGCAGCCTTCACCATGGTGGGGAATCCTTGGTAG
- the wecB gene encoding UDP-N-acetylglucosamine 2-epimerase (non-hydrolyzing) codes for MPPIRACIILGTRPEAIKLAPVIQQFRRSDAMDTQVILTGQHREMVAQVMDLFDLTADRDLAIMQHGQTLTDITCRTLQGLESLFKDLKPEIVLVQGDTTTAFAAGLAAFYHQIPVGHVEAGLRTDDLFNPFPEEANRRLISQIAQLHFAPTTTAVEHLKQSSVVGTIHHTGNTVIDALLSVAERQPACPIPGLEWGKYRTLLATVHRRENWGEPLAAIAQGFLTLLEKFPDTALLLPLHRNPTVREPLTSALGDHPRAFLTEPLDYAQLVGAIQRCHLLLTDSGGLQEEAPSLGKPVLVLRDTTERPEAIAAGTAKLIGTDTQAIVAAATHLLTDDNAYQAMATAVNPFGDGHASERILSIVEAYCQERSPAP; via the coding sequence ATGCCTCCCATCCGCGCCTGTATCATTCTGGGCACCCGCCCCGAAGCCATTAAACTTGCCCCGGTGATCCAACAGTTCCGTCGCAGCGATGCTATGGATACCCAGGTGATCCTCACGGGCCAGCACCGGGAAATGGTTGCCCAGGTGATGGACTTGTTTGACCTGACCGCCGATCGCGATCTGGCCATCATGCAGCATGGGCAAACTCTCACTGATATCACCTGCCGCACCTTGCAGGGACTGGAATCGCTGTTCAAAGACCTAAAGCCTGAGATTGTGCTGGTGCAAGGCGACACTACCACCGCCTTTGCCGCTGGTCTGGCGGCCTTCTATCATCAAATTCCGGTGGGGCATGTGGAAGCGGGTCTGCGCACCGATGATTTGTTCAATCCCTTTCCGGAGGAGGCCAACCGGCGGCTGATTTCCCAAATCGCCCAACTGCACTTTGCACCGACCACCACGGCAGTGGAGCATCTGAAGCAATCCAGCGTGGTGGGCACCATCCACCACACCGGCAACACGGTGATTGATGCCCTACTTTCAGTGGCAGAGCGGCAGCCCGCCTGTCCAATTCCGGGGCTAGAGTGGGGCAAGTATCGCACCCTGCTGGCCACCGTCCATCGCCGGGAAAACTGGGGCGAACCCTTAGCGGCGATCGCCCAAGGCTTTTTGACCCTGCTAGAAAAATTTCCCGATACGGCTCTGCTCCTGCCGCTGCACCGAAATCCCACCGTGCGAGAGCCTTTGACGTCCGCCCTAGGCGATCATCCCCGAGCCTTTTTGACAGAGCCGTTAGACTATGCCCAACTGGTGGGAGCCATCCAGCGCTGTCACCTGCTGCTCACCGACTCGGGCGGACTCCAGGAAGAAGCGCCTAGCCTAGGCAAGCCGGTGTTGGTGCTGCGGGATACGACGGAACGGCCGGAGGCGATCGCGGCCGGGACGGCCAAGCTGATCGGCACAGATACCCAGGCGATCGTGGCCGCCGCCACCCATCTGCTCACCGATGACAATGCCTACCAAGCCATGGCCACCGCCGTGAATCCCTTTGGAGACGGCCATGCCTCAGAGCGCATCCTGTCTATCGTTGAAGCCTACTGCCAAGAGCGATCGCCTGCGCCTTAA
- a CDS encoding CHAT domain-containing protein produces MAQKLGQERSLSQVGVITVMGLLWVSLPVQAQVTPGQDELGTEVQQRGDRFLIQGGTLSGNGENLFHSFEDFGLSPGQLANFRTDAEVQTILGRVVGGNPSLIDGLIRVTGSNADLVLMNPAGILFGPNARLDVPASFTATSADRITFGDRFFSSTESSDYRALLGQPDGFTFRLSEPGAIVNAGRLQVDPGASITLLGGTVVNTGTLIAPGGTITLAAVEGEQYVRLQSEGMLLSLDLEAAPTTGTLPLSAPSLPELLTLPGLRHATGVQVNPDGTVVLTGSQIAIPTEAGTAIASGRLTTASAESQGSQINILGDRIGVLDATLNASGPTAGQVRIGGGYQGNDPIPNAQTTVVNDGTSIRANALTPQAEGGEVVIWSDGTTSFAGQVLSRGGNGGQGGSVEISGRENLQFRGQVDTRTPNGTPGTLLLDPENILIVAGDGPAPDDNQLADQQILAGDAPGSTFTISQAALENALQNADTILEATNDIRIEPLNGGELFGTSLGYSLTFIADSDNSGAGTFRMSRSDTISTIGGDINISAARIIAGNLNTNNDFGVGGTVNLMAGDSILAGNISTSGEFADSGDVRMMAGGDIQAGGIDTFPISEGGNVAGDVTILSVNDPDNPTVDIRALPNLNRATNPAGDVTVEYIDASSFFGQGGDVTLTGDRVLITGRTFNEGGAPSIDTRGDTIFAPTEPTEPGPIEPGPIGPVLPMPIGDSSGQVRITHAGGPDNVPFTVGDVSNLNGTAFDIVTGMVTLTEGTANSVFPVPETGENVRTFNNISGDERIRITGVNAAPTLTAIATPIETDIDQPIRLTYEDLQLLVGDRNNDNTVVRLVAVIGELRRNGVLLVPGDIISPGDELDYRPPAGETGLIADAITLSAGDFNQGVPILAESDPVAIAVNIQVEEPPEPPEPPEPPEPPEPPEPPEPPEPPEPPEPPEITLPPGAICPPFCGAEPPEQAQPPLPSESPIPIATIDEGQIVLQTIEEETGVKPAILYVDFVPQTLTLPHDFNALETSTTGDIADHLDRFIDPTLRVIPEPSPDDILELLLVTSSGSPIRVTVPGVTRQQVQDMADSMRQQITNRLSRPEQYLPPSQQLYTWLITPILADLQEQEVENLVFIMTAGLRSLPVAALHDGNQFLVEQYSLGLMPSLSLTDTRYVDIRDTSVLAMGASEFTDQLPLPGVPLEVQGITEDLWRGQTFLNEAFTSDNLRFQRSQTPYGIVHLATHGEFKPGNLANSYIQLWDQQLSLSDIRQLGLDSPAAELLVLSACRTALGDETAELGFAGSAVQAGVKSVLASLWYVSDRATLVFMREFYTQLRTAPVKTHALQAAQQAMLQGDWQVERGQLVDREGDRLILPPSLVFDGSGDDLSHPFYWAAFTMVGNPW; encoded by the coding sequence ATGGCTCAAAAGCTGGGACAGGAGCGATCGCTCTCCCAAGTAGGTGTGATCACGGTTATGGGATTGCTGTGGGTGTCGCTGCCCGTGCAGGCCCAAGTTACACCGGGGCAGGATGAACTGGGAACGGAGGTGCAACAACGGGGCGATCGCTTCCTCATCCAAGGCGGCACCTTGTCTGGAAATGGTGAAAACCTGTTCCATAGCTTTGAAGACTTTGGGCTATCGCCAGGGCAGTTAGCCAACTTTCGCACCGATGCTGAGGTACAGACCATCCTGGGTCGGGTCGTAGGCGGTAATCCTTCGCTGATCGACGGTTTGATTCGGGTGACGGGCAGTAATGCTGACCTAGTGTTGATGAACCCGGCGGGCATCTTGTTTGGCCCCAATGCTCGGCTAGACGTTCCAGCATCCTTCACCGCCACCAGTGCCGATCGCATTACCTTCGGCGATCGCTTCTTCAGCAGCACCGAGAGCAGTGACTATCGCGCTTTGCTAGGACAACCCGATGGCTTCACCTTCCGATTGAGTGAACCGGGAGCGATCGTTAATGCGGGACGGCTGCAGGTGGATCCAGGTGCATCGATTACCCTCCTGGGCGGCACCGTAGTGAATACCGGCACGCTGATCGCCCCTGGCGGCACCATCACCCTAGCGGCGGTGGAGGGGGAGCAGTACGTACGTCTTCAATCCGAGGGCATGCTCCTCAGCCTTGACTTGGAAGCAGCTCCGACGACAGGTACACTACCGCTGAGCGCCCCCTCTCTGCCGGAACTGCTGACCCTCCCCGGTTTGCGCCATGCCACCGGCGTGCAGGTGAATCCAGACGGTACGGTGGTGCTCACCGGCTCTCAGATCGCCATTCCTACCGAGGCAGGGACAGCGATCGCTTCGGGACGCTTAACAACCGCGAGTGCTGAGTCTCAGGGATCTCAGATTAATATCCTGGGCGATCGCATTGGCGTTCTGGACGCTACCCTCAATGCTTCAGGGCCCACGGCGGGGCAGGTGCGTATCGGCGGTGGTTACCAGGGCAATGATCCGATTCCCAATGCCCAAACGACGGTGGTCAATGACGGTACCAGTATTCGTGCGAATGCCCTAACGCCCCAAGCCGAAGGAGGCGAGGTGGTGATCTGGTCAGACGGTACCACCAGCTTTGCCGGACAAGTTCTCTCGCGAGGAGGAAACGGTGGGCAAGGTGGCTCGGTGGAAATCTCCGGACGGGAGAATCTGCAGTTTCGTGGACAGGTGGATACCCGCACTCCCAACGGCACACCTGGCACCCTGCTGCTGGATCCAGAAAACATCCTGATCGTAGCCGGAGATGGCCCAGCTCCTGATGACAATCAACTGGCTGATCAACAAATCCTGGCGGGCGATGCGCCCGGCAGCACGTTTACCATTTCCCAAGCGGCGCTAGAAAATGCGCTGCAAAATGCCGATACGATTCTGGAAGCGACGAATGATATTCGCATCGAGCCCCTCAACGGCGGTGAGTTGTTCGGTACGTCCCTGGGTTACTCCCTCACCTTCATCGCTGATTCAGACAACAGCGGCGCGGGCACCTTTCGCATGAGCCGTAGCGATACTATTTCCACCATCGGCGGCGATATCAATATTTCTGCAGCACGCATTATTGCAGGAAATCTCAACACCAACAATGACTTTGGGGTGGGTGGAACGGTTAATTTAATGGCCGGAGACTCCATTCTGGCTGGCAACATCTCAACCTCAGGCGAGTTTGCCGATTCTGGGGATGTGCGCATGATGGCTGGCGGCGATATCCAGGCTGGTGGAATCGACACCTTCCCCATCAGTGAGGGCGGCAATGTTGCTGGTGATGTCACCATCCTCAGCGTCAATGACCCTGACAATCCCACTGTGGATATTCGCGCCCTGCCCAATCTAAACAGGGCGACCAATCCCGCTGGGGATGTCACGGTTGAATACATCGATGCATCGAGCTTTTTTGGACAAGGGGGCGATGTCACCCTCACAGGCGATCGCGTTTTGATTACAGGACGGACGTTTAATGAAGGGGGTGCGCCTAGTATTGATACCAGGGGCGATACTATTTTTGCCCCGACTGAACCCACTGAACCTGGCCCCATTGAACCTGGCCCCATTGGCCCCGTCCTTCCCATGCCCATTGGCGATAGTAGTGGTCAGGTACGCATTACCCATGCGGGTGGCCCCGACAATGTGCCCTTTACCGTGGGGGATGTGTCTAACCTCAACGGTACGGCGTTTGATATTGTGACCGGCATGGTGACACTCACGGAGGGGACGGCCAATAGCGTATTTCCTGTGCCTGAGACCGGGGAGAATGTACGTACGTTTAATAACATCAGTGGTGATGAACGCATCCGTATTACTGGGGTGAATGCAGCGCCTACGCTAACGGCGATCGCCACTCCGATTGAGACCGATATCGACCAGCCCATTCGCCTAACCTATGAGGATTTGCAATTGCTGGTGGGCGATCGCAACAATGACAATACGGTGGTGCGGTTGGTGGCAGTGATTGGGGAACTACGGCGCAATGGCGTCCTTCTCGTCCCCGGTGATATTATTTCTCCCGGTGATGAACTGGACTACCGTCCACCAGCAGGTGAAACGGGTCTGATTGCCGATGCTATTACCTTGAGTGCTGGAGATTTCAATCAGGGCGTTCCCATTTTGGCGGAATCTGACCCCGTGGCGATCGCGGTTAATATCCAGGTCGAGGAACCGCCTGAACCACCGGAGCCACCGGAGCCACCTGAACCACCCGAACCGCCGGAGCCACCGGAACCGCCGGAGCCGCCTGAACCACCCGAGCCGCCGGAGATCACGCTGCCACCAGGGGCCATTTGTCCACCGTTCTGTGGGGCCGAACCACCCGAACAGGCCCAGCCGCCCTTACCCAGCGAAAGTCCGATTCCCATCGCCACTATTGATGAAGGGCAAATTGTCCTGCAAACCATTGAGGAAGAAACCGGGGTCAAGCCTGCCATTCTCTATGTAGACTTTGTGCCCCAAACGCTAACGCTGCCCCATGACTTTAATGCGCTCGAAACAAGTACCACTGGCGATATTGCCGATCATTTAGATCGCTTTATTGACCCAACGTTGCGAGTGATTCCAGAACCCAGTCCTGACGATATCTTAGAACTGCTGCTGGTGACCTCGTCTGGCAGTCCTATCCGAGTGACGGTGCCTGGCGTGACCCGCCAACAGGTGCAAGATATGGCCGACTCAATGCGCCAGCAGATTACTAATCGTCTGAGTCGTCCTGAGCAATATCTGCCGCCCTCTCAACAGCTTTACACCTGGCTGATTACGCCCATCTTGGCGGATCTGCAGGAGCAGGAGGTGGAAAATCTTGTCTTTATTATGACCGCGGGATTGCGATCGCTCCCCGTGGCGGCGCTCCATGATGGCAATCAGTTTCTGGTGGAGCAGTACAGCCTGGGTCTAATGCCCAGTCTCAGCCTCACGGATACCCGCTATGTGGACATTCGCGACACGTCGGTGTTGGCCATGGGAGCCTCGGAGTTTACCGATCAACTGCCTCTTCCAGGGGTGCCCTTAGAAGTGCAGGGGATCACCGAGGATCTGTGGCGAGGACAAACCTTCTTGAATGAGGCGTTCACGTCAGATAATCTACGCTTCCAGCGATCGCAAACCCCCTATGGCATCGTCCATCTGGCCACCCACGGTGAGTTTAAGCCGGGCAATCTCGCTAATTCCTACATTCAACTGTGGGATCAGCAGCTTAGCCTAAGCGATATTCGTCAACTGGGGCTCGACAGTCCGGCCGCGGAACTTTTGGTGCTCAGCGCTTGCCGCACGGCCTTGGGAGATGAAACGGCGGAACTGGGCTTTGCGGGCTCGGCGGTGCAGGCTGGGGTGAAGTCGGTGTTGGCTAGCCTTTGGTATGTGAGCGATCGCGCCACTCTGGTCTTTATGCGAGAGTTCTATACCCAACTGCGCACGGCTCCGGTTAAAACCCATGCCCTGCAGGCTGCCCAACAGGCCATGCTCCAGGGTGATTGGCAGGTGGAACGAGGGCAGTTGGTCGACCGAGAGGGCGATCGCCTGATTTTGCCACCTTCCCTAGTTTTCGATGGTAGTGGCGATGATCTGTCCCATCCTTTCTACTGGGCAGCCTTCACCATGGTGGGAAATCCTTGGTAG
- a CDS encoding ATP-binding protein, whose protein sequence is MTDSLSYPTIPTLQHQAAALLLYQSVLQDEAGQAFLHLLQTLSQEPPNPIPVLQAYGQWFSTLAQRGQSWPDYILTQIVRSPNPFSLLAQRQTWDTLPPAILDAARHDLRQLQHLYRCTGEQVAAWVGAIAPLTPPAWTICATDADSPPAIWTTLTTLEDWGDALPDLAAYYRHHGVGLFADYHALRWQSGQFLGIAYPDPVHLDSLVGYDDQKQILLRNTEALLAGLPALPVLLYGSRGSGKSSLVKALLHRYADQGLRLIEVTKSDLANLVTIVDHLRDLPQSFIIFVDDLSFEEEEDAYKALKVVLEGNLTARPQNVVVYATSNRRHLIREFFGDRPRPSDADEIHAWDTVQEKLSFSDRFGLTLTFEPADQTTYLAIVRHLAEQAGLNLPDDMLQQRALQWATRHNGRSGRTARQCVDALRAETLNPGVHLDGTH, encoded by the coding sequence GTGACTGATTCGTTGTCCTACCCGACTATCCCCACTCTTCAGCACCAGGCTGCAGCGCTATTGCTCTACCAATCCGTCTTGCAAGACGAGGCTGGCCAAGCATTTCTCCACCTGCTGCAGACCCTGAGCCAAGAGCCACCCAACCCCATTCCCGTGCTCCAAGCCTACGGCCAATGGTTCTCAACCCTTGCCCAACGCGGCCAGAGTTGGCCCGATTACATCCTCACTCAGATAGTGCGATCGCCCAATCCCTTCAGTCTGCTGGCCCAGCGCCAGACCTGGGACACCCTTCCCCCCGCCATCCTCGACGCAGCCCGCCACGACCTACGGCAACTGCAGCACCTCTACCGCTGCACTGGAGAGCAGGTGGCCGCCTGGGTGGGAGCGATCGCCCCCCTCACCCCGCCCGCCTGGACAATCTGCGCCACCGATGCTGATAGTCCGCCCGCCATCTGGACAACGCTGACAACATTGGAGGACTGGGGTGACGCCCTGCCGGATCTCGCCGCCTACTATCGCCACCACGGCGTAGGCCTGTTTGCCGACTATCACGCCCTGCGCTGGCAGAGCGGCCAGTTCCTCGGCATTGCCTACCCCGATCCGGTGCATCTAGACTCCCTCGTGGGCTATGACGACCAAAAACAAATTCTGTTGCGCAATACCGAAGCCCTGTTGGCCGGACTACCGGCCCTGCCTGTGTTGCTCTACGGCAGTCGGGGTTCTGGTAAATCATCCTTGGTGAAGGCGTTGCTGCATCGCTACGCTGACCAAGGGCTACGGCTGATTGAGGTCACCAAGTCCGATTTGGCCAACCTAGTCACCATTGTGGATCACCTGCGGGATCTGCCCCAATCGTTCATCATTTTTGTAGATGATCTGTCCTTCGAAGAAGAGGAAGATGCCTACAAAGCCCTGAAAGTTGTTCTGGAAGGCAACCTCACCGCCCGTCCCCAAAATGTAGTGGTCTATGCTACGTCGAATCGCCGCCATTTAATCCGCGAATTTTTTGGCGATCGCCCCCGTCCTAGCGATGCCGATGAAATCCATGCCTGGGATACGGTGCAGGAAAAACTTTCCTTTAGCGATCGCTTTGGCCTCACCCTCACCTTTGAGCCAGCGGATCAAACCACCTACCTCGCGATCGTCCGACATTTGGCAGAGCAGGCGGGGTTGAATCTGCCTGATGACATGCTCCAGCAGCGGGCCCTACAATGGGCCACTCGTCACAATGGGCGATCGGGGCGCACTGCCCGCCAATGTGTGGATGCCCTACGCGCCGAAACCCTCAATCCCGGAGTGCATCTTGATGGAACGCATTAA
- a CDS encoding tetratricopeptide repeat protein yields MERINFLAWLITIGGIALFAGIVMVRAYGPGRQAPPFAAAIALVEPERTEPPEAIACFQKGYAAFQAQRYSQAVDAFTQALQHSPDFAEAFHNRGRALANLNQQPQAVRSLLQACDAYALNDNPDGLAQVKQDLGRLKGSDA; encoded by the coding sequence ATGGAACGCATTAATTTTCTCGCCTGGCTGATTACCATCGGCGGTATCGCCCTCTTTGCTGGAATCGTGATGGTGCGCGCCTACGGGCCCGGCCGCCAAGCGCCGCCCTTTGCCGCAGCGATCGCTCTGGTGGAACCTGAGCGAACCGAACCACCGGAAGCGATCGCTTGCTTCCAAAAAGGCTACGCGGCATTCCAAGCCCAGCGCTACAGCCAAGCCGTGGATGCATTCACCCAAGCCCTGCAGCACAGTCCCGATTTTGCTGAAGCGTTTCACAATCGAGGCCGGGCCTTGGCTAATCTCAACCAGCAGCCCCAGGCGGTGCGATCGCTCCTCCAGGCCTGTGATGCCTATGCCCTGAACGACAATCCCGATGGACTTGCTCAGGTTAAGCAGGACTTAGGACGCCTCAAGGGTTCCGATGCCTAG